The DNA sequence TATCCGCTAGCCAGTGCCCTGCGTTATAACGGAGACAATCTATCTGATTACCAGAAACTCTTCAATTGCAAGAATGACCGGGTTTTTTTGGAAGCTTCTCCTGCCTATCTATACAACGAGACGGCATTAAAAATAGCCAACTTGCTGCCCAATGCCAAGGTGGTCGTCGTTTTGCGGGAACCGATTGAGCGCCTGTTCTCAGCTTACCGGTATTTCAAGCAGATTGGTGAAATACCCGTATCGTTGTCTTTTTATGATTACATCAGCAAACAGATCGACAAAAAAGTGACACCGGAAACACCTGTGTTTTATAGGGTGCTTCATCAGTGCTTGGTGGATGAATATTTGGTGAAATTTGAAAAGGTGTTCGGTGATCGTTTCAAGGTTATCGACTTTAACGACTTAAAAGACAACCCAATGGCTGTGGTAAAAGAAATTTGTAACTTTTCGGGGTTGCGCAGTAACTTTTATGAGGACTTTGAGTTTTCGGCCAACAACAAAACGGCCATTGCCAGATTTCCTGTGGTCGCCAGGATTTATTATCGGACAAGACGCAGAGTGGCTTTTTGGTTGGTCAACTATCCAAAGCTAAAGACGTGTTTTCGGCCATTGAGTCGATTCTTGCGGCGCAGTCTGTTGACAGAGACTTCAGGTGCATCGATGCGACCGGATCAGGCCAGTATAGAACTGGCAACGGCGTACCTTTCCCGGCATAGGAAAAGTGTTTACCCCACTGTTGCTGTCATGTCAGTAAGCCGACCGTTCAAATGAGCACGTTAAAAAATGTATTTGTGGTGGGGTTTCCCCGCTCGGGAACCACATTGCTGGCCCGGCTTTTACAGGATGCAACCGGCTACCCTGCAACACCGGAAACCCGCTTTTATCAGGAATATGAACCGTTATTATGGGAGCGTACACCTGACAATCTGGTGGCGTATCTGCAGCGTAAAATCCGGTTGATGGATATGGGGCTTCACTACGAGGTATTGTCGTTTCAGGACAGCTCCAGAAAAGCGGTTTTTTCGGCTATTCTGGAGGCGTACGCCACTGCTTCTGCTGGCACAAATGTGCGCGGGGTAATAGAGAAAAGCCCTGTGCACCTTTATCATTGCCGACAAATCAGGAAGGACTTTCCCGATGCCCGCATTGTCCTGATCGTCAGACATCCCGCCAAATGTGTCTCTTCGCTATTGTCAATGCCCTGGAACTTAAAATCCGGTAGACGACTGTTGCACGAATGGCGAATACTGGCCACGAAGTCCATTGGTTTCCGTGAAGAAGGGCTGGTTGACTACGTTATCCGGTATGAGGATCTGGTGGCCGATCCATCGGAGCAACTGGAGAAAATGGTGTCGACACTGAACCTGGATCGTTGGGGAAAAAACGCAAGACGGCCATCTAGCGATGTTGTTCCTGAGTGGGAGATGGTCTGGAAGGCGAGGTCGCTCCACAAGGTTGATAGCAATCTGGCTGCTTGTCGGGTTATCGATCCCCTTATTGCTGAGATGGCCAAGACGGTTTGTGGCCGCCAGATGGCCCTGTTCGGCTATCAATCCTCGTCAGCTACCAGGCATTTTTATCCGTTAATCACCGCAAAAATCATGGCCGAACAGCTGGCTAGATCAGTGTTCTATCGAGCGGGGATCAACCGGTTGCTGAGGTTGTCGAACCGCGGAGAAACTTATCCCAGGCTGAAGAAACATGGGTATCAATAATCAAACCCTGTGTGCAGGGTTTATCTTTCTGTTGATTATCCGGCTGTTCACCGAGTACATCGACAGGACTTTTCAGCTTGCATTGACACCGGTTATCAGCGCGTTGTTTTTACCGCTAGGGTTATTAATTGTATTAGCAGGCAGGGTATTTGACAGGCAGGTATTGGTTCTGGGCATTCTTTGGCTGTGTATTTCAGTCTCTGCCATCTGCTCGGCGGTTTTTTCCCCATCCCCCTTTGCCTCATCCAGTTGGTCCCAAGTCTATAAATATATGACTTATGCGATTATTCCGTTGGTGGGCTATGTGATCGGTGGCCATCAGGCTAGTAAACAAAAGTTGGCTTGGGCGTTGATCTGCTATGCGGTACTGGCCTACGGCTTTGCCATTTACGAGGGAGTGTTTGAACTGGGAATGACGGCCATTGTCGATGAGACGCTGGTGCGCTCTTTGGCATTTTCCTCCCACCCGGTACTTTTTGGTTTGCAGATATATTTTACTTTGGGGCTACTTCTTTATCTTGCTTTGGAGCAGACAGGCTTGACGAAAAAACAGGCGAATTTTTTTCTCCTGATGGCGCTCGGTGCGCTGTTCTTTACCTATGCCAGAACAGCCTGGTTAATGGTTATGCTGGTGCTAACAGCCTACTTCAAAGAAAAACTGTTACGCCTGAAAGTGATTGCACCGTTATTGCTGATCCTGTGCGCTGTGTTTGTTGGTGGTCTTGGACAGCCGGTCATTGATCGGTTTCAGGATCTGAAATCATTGTATTCGTTTGTTCATGATCGGCAGTATGCCCAACAACATGCCACTTCGTTTGTCGACAGTTCCATGCACTGGCGAGTCTTGCAATGGTATGGGCTGATTCAGGTGGCGAAAGAGCATCTGGTCACAGGTGTGGGGCCGGGACAGGTAAAATCCTATAATGTATCCAGCCGGTCAGCTCACAGCTCTTTGGTGGAGATGTTTGTTGAACAGGGCTTGCTGGGGTTTCTCCTGATACTGCTGTTTTATATGCTTTGTCTCAGAATTGCGTTCAAGCCAGCTAACCGGCATCAACGATTCTTGTCTGTGACTGTGGTTCTTGGGTTTATAGCCGCCTCCCTGTTCAGTGTGTCACTCCACAATCAAACCACCAACATGATGTTGTTTCTTTTGTTTCTCGGTTTGGTAGCAGCTGGGCATTCAGATGCCAAGAAATCCGGTGTTGTAACGAACGAGGATTTGCAGTGAGTGTGGAGATAAAGCCGGTGTTTGTCTGTGGTAATTCGAGAAGTGGAACGACGGTCCTGGCCAAGTCGCTATCTATGCTGGATGGCACGTTCATGTTTGATGAGCTGCATTATTACGATGAGCTGGCTTCGAAAAAAAAGCGGTATGACAAACGAAGCATCATGGATTGTCTTTATAGTCGGTATAAGTCCGGTTATTTTGGATCGAGAACACAGCCTGTTACCTGCCCTTGGGTTGGACTGAACGGTGGTGAAAATCCGCTCAAAGTGATGTTTGATCAAGTTTCGGCTGAGTTGAATTGCCCTATATTGATCGAGCAAACACCTGCGAATGTCAGGTTCATCCCGGAAATACTAGCGACGTTTCCCGATGCCAGAATCATTGTGCTGGTACGCGATTACAGAGATGTTCTTTTATCACAAAAATCAAAATGGAAAAGAAAATTCAGGGGCGGTGCGAAAACGCCCTGGCTCGAGACAATACGAGCGTTCGTGAATTATAACCCGATATTGATTGCGCTAATCTGGAAAAAAAACTACCAGAAAATTCCCAGTTCAGAGAGTGTTTTATGTCTGAGATATGAGGACTTGATAACAGATCCGAAGAAACAATTGTCATTGGTTTGTACGTTTCTTAATGAGCCATTTGACCCGGTAATACTCGATGTAGCTTTTGTCGGTTCCTCGTTATCAAATGATAGTTCAAGTCGCGGTTTTAGTTCGACAAATACAGGAAACTGGAAAAAGTCGTTACCCTATCTGGATTGCGTTATTGCCGATACACTTTGTGGAAATATTGCAGCTGACTTTGGTTATGATCGTCAAAATCATAGTTTTTTCAGTTGCTTGGTTGCGTTTGTAAGTCGGGCGCTTGGGGTCCTTCTGAGGTTGCCTTTCCTGGTGTTTTTAAATAGACACAGGTTACGTGCGCAGTTGCGCTATTTACGATGAAGGTATTACTGGTTCATAAATTTCACCGTCTGACCGGAGGTGCCGAAGTCTTTTACTTTGAGGTTGCCCGTATCCTCAAGGAAAACGGGCATGAAGTGGCGTTCTTTTCCACGGGGGATCCAGACAATATTATATCCAGTGATGCTCTGTACACTGTTCCTCCTCCAGGGTATGACGCCAATAATATTTTTTCAAAAATCACGTCTGCCAAAGATATTTTTTATTCCGGTCGAAACCGCAAAGTCATGGAGAAGGCACTCAATGAGTTCAAGCCTGACATTGTTCATGTGTTTGCCATTCATGTGCATTTGTCACCATCGATTCTGGAGGCAGTAAAGGCGCGGGATATTCCAGTGGTCATGTCCTGCAATGACTACAAGCACATCTGTCCAAATTACAAACTTTATGATGGCAAGGCACTTTGTGAGGCCTGTAAAGGCGGCGCATTCTACCAGGCAGTTCTTAAGAAATGTTGTCAAAACTCATACAGTTACAGTATTGCCTCTGCGATTGAGGCTTATGTGCATCAATATAAAAATGTCTACAGACGGCTGATTGATCTGTACCTTTTTTCCAGCCATTTCATGCTCGATAAAACCCAGGAATTCTGGCAAGGAAGGGGCATAAAAACAGGCTTATTGCGCAATCCCTTTGATGTGGGTGCATATGAGCCAAAATACAGTGGCGATTATGCGCTCTACTTTGGTCGACTTGTGAACGAGAAGGGTGTTCAACTATTGCTGGATGCAGCCAACCATGTCGAGATGCCAATCAAAATTATCGGAGATGGTCCGGACTTAAAATACGTCAGCGCGCAATTGCAGGAAAATAGGTTAGGCAATGTGGAGCTCCTTGGGCCCCTATGGGGTGATGAGCTAACCCGTGTTTTATACGATGCAGCTTTCGTTGTTGTTCCCTCATTGTGGCATGAGAATTTCCCCTACGTGATTCTCCAGTCCTTTGCTGCCGGCAAGCCTGTGATCGGCTCAATGCGTGGTGGTATTCCCGAAATGCTCGGTGACAACGGGGAAAGAGGCCTGCTTTTTGAGCCTGATGATGTGACAGATCTCCCAAAAAAAATGCGGGCTCTCTGGGATGACAGTCGTCTCGTATACAGGATGGGCCAATCTGCACGATTATATGTGGAACGTGAGTTTTCAGACGCACGTTTTTATCAATCCATCATGGACAACTATGGGAGAGTGTTAACTTGAGGGTTTTGGTTCTCGGTGGTTGTGGTTTTATTGGTTCCCATATTGTCGATGCTTTGGTGGCAAGTGGCCATCAGGTGTGCGTGTACACAAGAAGTGGCCGAAACACTGATGAGTTTCTGTCCTCTGTGATGTATTTTCAGGGGGATTTTTGCCGGGCAGAGGGACTGGATGAGGCGTTGCAGGGGGTTGATGTGGTCATTCACTGCTTAAGCGCGACGACACCTTCGCGGGGTGATGCTGACTATCTTGTTGATATTAATAGTAATCTGGTTTCAACCCTCCATCTCCTCGCAAAAATGGAAGCGCTGAATGTTAAAAAGCTGATATATATTTCATCGGGTGGAACTGTCTATGGCAATCCGCTTACTAACCCGGTCACAGAAGAAACGCCAGCCTCACCCATATGCAGTTACGGCATCATAAAGTTTGCGATTGAAAATTATCTTGGACTTGCATCCAGAAAGTGGGGTCTGAAAGCGACCATACTTCGCCCTTCCAATGTCTATGGGGAGAGACAGCAGCTAAATACCGGCCAGGGTTTGATTTCGACCGTGATCTATAACGCTCTGTGTGATAAACCGCTGGAGATTTACGGGGAGGGTAATGCCATTCGCGACTTTGTGTATGTCAGGGATGTCGCAAACCTGGTTGTAAAGACAGTCGGTTCTGATGAAACCGGTGTCTACAATGTTGGATCAGGGCGTGGAATGAAAGTTATTGAAACGGTTAACCTCATCGAGAAACACCTCAGTTTCAATGTTGAAAAAATCTATTGTCCAATGAGATTGTTTGATGTGAAAGCGATAGTTCTTGGCTCAAAAAAAGCGGAAAATATTTTCGGCTGGTCCGCATCAACGGATATTAATGTCGGAATTGAAAATCAAATTATCTGGGTTAAAGAACAGTTGGGTTGTTTCCGGAAAAATTAATTTTTCATGGATATTTGATTAACTTATTATGCTAATAAACTGGAGATTCTCATTTTACCGGATAATACCTCTGACCATATTGCCGTAGCAATGCTTGAGCCAGTTGGTGGTCACGGTGGTATGGATTATTACGACTTTGGCCTGTGTCAGGGGCTGTCCGAAGCGGGTATGGATGTTGTGCTTCATACTTGTGATGAGACAGCTTCTCCAAAGGATGCCGGGTTTTCATGCCGTTTCGATTATCGAAATATCTATGGCAAGGCCCCTGTCTGGGGGCGTGGTCTTTGTTATCTGAAGGGTACGGTAAAATCAATATTGTCTGCGCTACATGAGAAACGTTTGGTTTGCCATTTTCATCTCTTTCATGTGGGAATTCTTCAGTTACTAGATGTTCTGCTTGCCCGATTAGCGGGACGTAAAGTCGTTATTACCGTTCATGATGTAGAGTCGTTTGTGCTGAAGTCTAGCTCAGTAAAACTGAGTTATTGGGTCTATCGCCGTGCACATGGGTTGATCGTTCATAACATTTACTCTAAAGAGGCACTTCTTCAGTATGCGGACTTAAATCCGGATGTTGTTGATGTGATTCCCCACGGGCATTATTTGCATGCCATTACATCGTTGCCCGAGAAATCCCTGTCTCGATCAAGCCTGGGTTTGCTCGCCGGCTCAAAAGTAATTCTGTTCTTTGGTCAGATCAAAGAGGTGAAAGGGCTGGATCTGTTGCTCGACGCCATGCCTGCGGTACTTGCTAATGTTCCTGAGGCCATCTTATTGGTTGCAGGGCGACCCTGGAAGTGTGAATTCTCGCGTTATCAGCAACAGATCGACAGGTTGGGTATTGAGGCAAACTGTGTCACACATATTCGTTTTATTCCCGACAATGAGGTTGCGAATTACTATGCGGCAGCGGATATTGTGGTGCTGCCTTACCGGTGTATTTATCAAAGTGGTGTGCTGCTGATGGCGATGAGTTATCAAAAGCCTGTTCTGGTGTCAGACCTGCCGGGTATGCTTGATATTGTTCAGGACGGCGTGACGGGCTTTGTGTTCAAAAAAAATGATAAAGATAGCCTGGCTGAAAAATTGTCGACGGTACTTGTTGAAGATGGTACGCGTCACTGTGTGTCTGAGAATGGCTATGAATATGTCGTCAATCATCATGACTGGAATGCCATTGGCCATCAAACAGCTGCGCTTTACAAAATCCTTCTCGGCCGGTAACGGTCTGTGCCAGCGAGATGTCTCAATTTAAGTAAATTATTGGTTTGTGTGGGAATCATCCCCATGGTTTAAGGGAGTAACCCTTGTGGTTGCACAGGTTGATTCAAACTTTGTAAAACTCAGCTGTAAGAAAACTTACACTCGTTTTCTCAGTTATCTGTTTTTTGAGGGACGTCCATTGACGACCAGAGGGCGGTGGATAAATCCGTTGGTCTTCTTTCTCTACAGGTTGCACCGGTATTTGCCATTTGCCCGGCAAGTAAAGGCGCCGATTTTTATACTGGGTATTGGTCGAAGTGGTACCACGATACTTGGTGTGACACTGGCTATGCACGATGCGGTTGGCTTCCTCAACGAGCCAAAAGCCCTCTGGAGTTATCTTTATCCAGAGGAGGATATTATTGGCAATTACAATTTGAATGATGCGCGCTACAGGCTGAGTGATACCGAGGTCAATCTGGAAATGATTCGTAAGGCCCATCGAATTTTGGGAAATTACCTGACTCTTTCGTGTAGTTATCGCGTTGTGGACAAATACCCTGAATTGGTCTTCCGGTTAGACTTTGTTCGTGCCATTTTTCCAGATGCAAAATTCCTGTTTCTATACAGGAATGGTATCGATACTTGTTGCTCGATCAAAGCATGGTCGCATCGGCTTGGTGTTAACGTCGATGAAACAAGTCACGATTGGTGGGGGCTAAATGATAGAAAGTGGACACTTCTCTGTGATCAGATCGTAGCCACTGACCTGGTTCTGGGGCCACATATCGACAAAATCAGGCTGTTCTCTGCCCATGAGCACAGGGCAGCGGTTGAATGGATTGTTACGATGAAGGAAGGAATGCGTCTGGCTACTGAATATCCTGATAAGGTTCTTCCCGTTAAATATGAAAACTATACGATGTCGCTGAATGCACGCAAAAAAGTGCTGGATTTCTGCGACTTGCCACCGGACAAACGATATGACGAATACTGCTCAAAGGTCTTAAAAAAACCTGTGGAGATGGAATCAAAAATTGCCTTGCCTGAAGAGATAGAGTCTGAGTTCATACGGGTCATGGGTATGTTGGGCTATGAATAAACGCTTATTCATACTGGGTATCAGAGGACTGCCTGCCCGGCACGGTGGTTTTGAAACCTTTGCAGAGCGGCTGTGTCAGTATCTGGTCAATAAAGGTTGGGATGTGACGGTGTATTGCCAGGAGTTGGGCCGTGGACCGGTCTACAGCTCAGTCTGGCACGGTGTGAACCGGGTTCATATTCCGATCAATCGGGAGGGGCCGTTGAGCACGGTGCTGTTTGATCTGAGAGCTGTTTGGCACGCACTGGGTCAGGATGGACTGTTTCTGACGCTTGGTTACAACACCGCAGTATTTAATACCCTGCAACGTCTGAAGAGACAGGTGAATATCATCAATATGGATGGTATTGAATGGCGCCGGAGCAAGTGGGGACCGTTTGCCAGGGCATGGTTCTGGTTGAATGAGCGTATTGGCTGTTGGGTCGGCAATCATCTGATTGCCGATCATCCTAAAATCAAAGAACACCTCGCCACCCGTGTTGGCGCCGATAAAATTACAATGATTCCCTACGGCGGCGATGAAGTGCTCGAAGCAAATGTTAGCGTCCTGGCCACTTACGGTCTGGAGCCAGGGAAATTTTCGGTCATCATTGCCCGCCCGGAGCCGGAGAACTCGTTCCTAGAAGTGGTGCGGGCATTTAGTTGTAAGCACCGCCATCACAGATTGGTGGTGCTCGGAAATTTTGACCCGGAGAAGAATCGCTATCACCGTCAGGTAATAGAGGCTGCGAGTGCTGAAGTCCTGTTTCCAGGGGCCATTTATGATGCCCCGGTGGTGCAGGCCTTGAGGTATTT is a window from the Porticoccus hydrocarbonoclasticus MCTG13d genome containing:
- a CDS encoding sulfotransferase family protein codes for the protein MTFEKSKFLIICGQEKAGTTSLFTWLSAHPDVCPSMYKEARFFLDQNYPLASALRYNGDNLSDYQKLFNCKNDRVFLEASPAYLYNETALKIANLLPNAKVVVVLREPIERLFSAYRYFKQIGEIPVSLSFYDYISKQIDKKVTPETPVFYRVLHQCLVDEYLVKFEKVFGDRFKVIDFNDLKDNPMAVVKEICNFSGLRSNFYEDFEFSANNKTAIARFPVVARIYYRTRRRVAFWLVNYPKLKTCFRPLSRFLRRSLLTETSGASMRPDQASIELATAYLSRHRKSVYPTVAVMSVSRPFK
- a CDS encoding sulfotransferase, with amino-acid sequence MSTLKNVFVVGFPRSGTTLLARLLQDATGYPATPETRFYQEYEPLLWERTPDNLVAYLQRKIRLMDMGLHYEVLSFQDSSRKAVFSAILEAYATASAGTNVRGVIEKSPVHLYHCRQIRKDFPDARIVLIVRHPAKCVSSLLSMPWNLKSGRRLLHEWRILATKSIGFREEGLVDYVIRYEDLVADPSEQLEKMVSTLNLDRWGKNARRPSSDVVPEWEMVWKARSLHKVDSNLAACRVIDPLIAEMAKTVCGRQMALFGYQSSSATRHFYPLITAKIMAEQLARSVFYRAGINRLLRLSNRGETYPRLKKHGYQ
- a CDS encoding O-antigen ligase family protein, with amino-acid sequence MGINNQTLCAGFIFLLIIRLFTEYIDRTFQLALTPVISALFLPLGLLIVLAGRVFDRQVLVLGILWLCISVSAICSAVFSPSPFASSSWSQVYKYMTYAIIPLVGYVIGGHQASKQKLAWALICYAVLAYGFAIYEGVFELGMTAIVDETLVRSLAFSSHPVLFGLQIYFTLGLLLYLALEQTGLTKKQANFFLLMALGALFFTYARTAWLMVMLVLTAYFKEKLLRLKVIAPLLLILCAVFVGGLGQPVIDRFQDLKSLYSFVHDRQYAQQHATSFVDSSMHWRVLQWYGLIQVAKEHLVTGVGPGQVKSYNVSSRSAHSSLVEMFVEQGLLGFLLILLFYMLCLRIAFKPANRHQRFLSVTVVLGFIAASLFSVSLHNQTTNMMLFLLFLGLVAAGHSDAKKSGVVTNEDLQ
- a CDS encoding sulfotransferase family protein → MSVEIKPVFVCGNSRSGTTVLAKSLSMLDGTFMFDELHYYDELASKKKRYDKRSIMDCLYSRYKSGYFGSRTQPVTCPWVGLNGGENPLKVMFDQVSAELNCPILIEQTPANVRFIPEILATFPDARIIVLVRDYRDVLLSQKSKWKRKFRGGAKTPWLETIRAFVNYNPILIALIWKKNYQKIPSSESVLCLRYEDLITDPKKQLSLVCTFLNEPFDPVILDVAFVGSSLSNDSSSRGFSSTNTGNWKKSLPYLDCVIADTLCGNIAADFGYDRQNHSFFSCLVAFVSRALGVLLRLPFLVFLNRHRLRAQLRYLR
- a CDS encoding glycosyltransferase — encoded protein: MKVLLVHKFHRLTGGAEVFYFEVARILKENGHEVAFFSTGDPDNIISSDALYTVPPPGYDANNIFSKITSAKDIFYSGRNRKVMEKALNEFKPDIVHVFAIHVHLSPSILEAVKARDIPVVMSCNDYKHICPNYKLYDGKALCEACKGGAFYQAVLKKCCQNSYSYSIASAIEAYVHQYKNVYRRLIDLYLFSSHFMLDKTQEFWQGRGIKTGLLRNPFDVGAYEPKYSGDYALYFGRLVNEKGVQLLLDAANHVEMPIKIIGDGPDLKYVSAQLQENRLGNVELLGPLWGDELTRVLYDAAFVVVPSLWHENFPYVILQSFAAGKPVIGSMRGGIPEMLGDNGERGLLFEPDDVTDLPKKMRALWDDSRLVYRMGQSARLYVEREFSDARFYQSIMDNYGRVLT
- a CDS encoding NAD-dependent epimerase/dehydratase family protein, with amino-acid sequence MVLGGCGFIGSHIVDALVASGHQVCVYTRSGRNTDEFLSSVMYFQGDFCRAEGLDEALQGVDVVIHCLSATTPSRGDADYLVDINSNLVSTLHLLAKMEALNVKKLIYISSGGTVYGNPLTNPVTEETPASPICSYGIIKFAIENYLGLASRKWGLKATILRPSNVYGERQQLNTGQGLISTVIYNALCDKPLEIYGEGNAIRDFVYVRDVANLVVKTVGSDETGVYNVGSGRGMKVIETVNLIEKHLSFNVEKIYCPMRLFDVKAIVLGSKKAENIFGWSASTDINVGIENQIIWVKEQLGCFRKN
- a CDS encoding glycosyltransferase family 4 protein, whose product is MDYYDFGLCQGLSEAGMDVVLHTCDETASPKDAGFSCRFDYRNIYGKAPVWGRGLCYLKGTVKSILSALHEKRLVCHFHLFHVGILQLLDVLLARLAGRKVVITVHDVESFVLKSSSVKLSYWVYRRAHGLIVHNIYSKEALLQYADLNPDVVDVIPHGHYLHAITSLPEKSLSRSSLGLLAGSKVILFFGQIKEVKGLDLLLDAMPAVLANVPEAILLVAGRPWKCEFSRYQQQIDRLGIEANCVTHIRFIPDNEVANYYAAADIVVLPYRCIYQSGVLLMAMSYQKPVLVSDLPGMLDIVQDGVTGFVFKKNDKDSLAEKLSTVLVEDGTRHCVSENGYEYVVNHHDWNAIGHQTAALYKILLGR
- a CDS encoding sulfotransferase family protein; this translates as MVAQVDSNFVKLSCKKTYTRFLSYLFFEGRPLTTRGRWINPLVFFLYRLHRYLPFARQVKAPIFILGIGRSGTTILGVTLAMHDAVGFLNEPKALWSYLYPEEDIIGNYNLNDARYRLSDTEVNLEMIRKAHRILGNYLTLSCSYRVVDKYPELVFRLDFVRAIFPDAKFLFLYRNGIDTCCSIKAWSHRLGVNVDETSHDWWGLNDRKWTLLCDQIVATDLVLGPHIDKIRLFSAHEHRAAVEWIVTMKEGMRLATEYPDKVLPVKYENYTMSLNARKKVLDFCDLPPDKRYDEYCSKVLKKPVEMESKIALPEEIESEFIRVMGMLGYE
- a CDS encoding DUF1972 domain-containing protein, with the protein product MNKRLFILGIRGLPARHGGFETFAERLCQYLVNKGWDVTVYCQELGRGPVYSSVWHGVNRVHIPINREGPLSTVLFDLRAVWHALGQDGLFLTLGYNTAVFNTLQRLKRQVNIINMDGIEWRRSKWGPFARAWFWLNERIGCWVGNHLIADHPKIKEHLATRVGADKITMIPYGGDEVLEANVSVLATYGLEPGKFSVIIARPEPENSFLEVVRAFSCKHRHHRLVVLGNFDPEKNRYHRQVIEAASAEVLFPGAIYDAPVVQALRYFSRFYLHGHRVGGTNPSLVEALGAGCAVIAQDNPYNRWVAREGAVYFTGEQDLTHLLDDLLSDDSKVEAMKLFSRECFRTRFTWGMVLQEYEELLVHWLPDVRRHDLP